The Periplaneta americana isolate PAMFEO1 chromosome 9, P.americana_PAMFEO1_priV1, whole genome shotgun sequence genome contains a region encoding:
- the LOC138706185 gene encoding zinc finger protein OZF-like isoform X2, with protein sequence MSLNFSHICRLCMERDDSFVPLFEKGEYLLFRIKTLSPKLELSSDDGLPAQVCQQCAQQVTTSYDFKLRCENTDAMLRQYLRKMQSNHKTNIQRDQEASRQSTTQSNSGDEDWEAMSIKVEVKEVVTDEYALSDDTWKNPQPGTSVTWNSDVKDLQQVEQSSETRLGPKGRGSSKRFTCRDCNKVFPRRQKLIRHLRTHTNEMPYSCPECGKSFRRSNMFAKHMQAHAAGEKPYRCTECGKSFCHSHILKEHIRIHTGEKPYSCNKCGKSFGQSGNLTNHMRSHTGEKPFLCTVCGRSFGFNSTLTKHMMTHTGDKPYLCTACGKSFSLTCTLKKHMRIHTGEKPFSCRECGKCFNRKDHLKCHLKTHTNCSTMPGVPTGVTPSLKLDSH encoded by the exons ATGTCTTTGAACTTCAGCCATATATGTCGACTGTGTATGGAGCGAGATGACTCATTTGTGCCTCTTTTTGAAAAGGGAGAATATCTGCTATTCAGAATCAAGACTCTTTCTCCAAAGTTAGAG TTGTCGTCTGATGATGGTCTGCCAGCTCAAGTCTGCCAACAATGTGCACAGCAGGTCACTACATCATATGACTTTAAGCTACGCTGTGAGAACACTGATGCAATGCTGCGACAGTATCTCAGGAAAATGCAGAGTAATCATAAAACGAATATACAG AGAGACCAAGAAGCAAGCCGACAGTCTACAACACAATCCAACAGTGGAGATGAGGACTGGGAAGCCATGTCTATCAAAGTGGAGGTCAAGGA gGTAGTCACAGACGAATATGCTCTATCAGATGATACTTGGAAGAACCCTCAACCAGGTACATCGGTTACATGGAACTCTGATGTCAAAGACCTACAACAAGTAGAACAATCGTCAGAAACCAGACTTGGCCCAAAGGGTCGAGGAAGCAGCAAAAGATTTACATGTCGTGATTGCAACAAAGTGTTCCCAAGGAGACAGAAACTCATCAGACATCTAAGAACTCATACTAATGAGATGCCATATTCGTGTCCAGAATGCGGTAAATCATTCCGACGTAGTAATATGTTCGCTAAACACATGCAGGCACATGCAGCTGGGGAAAAACCGTATAGATGTACAGAATGCGGCAAGAGTTTCTGCCACAGCCATATTCTCAAAGAACATATTCGTATTCATACAGGGGAGAAACCGTACTCCTGCAATAAGTGTGGGAAGAGTTTCGGACAAAGTGGAAATTTGACAAATCACATGCGAAGCCATACTGGAGAAAAACCGTTTTTATGTACAGTGTGTGGTAGGAGCTTTGGTTTCAACTCCACGCTAACAAAACATATGATGACACACACTGGCGACAAACCATATTTGTGCACTGCGTGTGGTAAGAGTTTTAGTCTCACTTGTACTTTGAAGAAACACATGAGAATACACACTGGTGAAAAACCATTTTCGTGTCGCGAGTGTGGGAAGTGTTTCAATCGAAAGGACCATTTGAAATGCCACCTCAAAACTCACACCAACTGTTCAACCATGCCAGGCGTTCCTACTGGTGTGACCCCATCTCTTAAACTCGATTCACATTGA
- the LOC138706185 gene encoding zinc finger protein 37 homolog isoform X1, whose product MPGIHSKTGTSAVMSLNFSHICRLCMERDDSFVPLFEKGEYLLFRIKTLSPKLELSSDDGLPAQVCQQCAQQVTTSYDFKLRCENTDAMLRQYLRKMQSNHKTNIQRDQEASRQSTTQSNSGDEDWEAMSIKVEVKEVVTDEYALSDDTWKNPQPGTSVTWNSDVKDLQQVEQSSETRLGPKGRGSSKRFTCRDCNKVFPRRQKLIRHLRTHTNEMPYSCPECGKSFRRSNMFAKHMQAHAAGEKPYRCTECGKSFCHSHILKEHIRIHTGEKPYSCNKCGKSFGQSGNLTNHMRSHTGEKPFLCTVCGRSFGFNSTLTKHMMTHTGDKPYLCTACGKSFSLTCTLKKHMRIHTGEKPFSCRECGKCFNRKDHLKCHLKTHTNCSTMPGVPTGVTPSLKLDSH is encoded by the exons ATGCCAGGAATCCACAGTAAAACAG GCACATCTGCAGTGATGTCTTTGAACTTCAGCCATATATGTCGACTGTGTATGGAGCGAGATGACTCATTTGTGCCTCTTTTTGAAAAGGGAGAATATCTGCTATTCAGAATCAAGACTCTTTCTCCAAAGTTAGAG TTGTCGTCTGATGATGGTCTGCCAGCTCAAGTCTGCCAACAATGTGCACAGCAGGTCACTACATCATATGACTTTAAGCTACGCTGTGAGAACACTGATGCAATGCTGCGACAGTATCTCAGGAAAATGCAGAGTAATCATAAAACGAATATACAG AGAGACCAAGAAGCAAGCCGACAGTCTACAACACAATCCAACAGTGGAGATGAGGACTGGGAAGCCATGTCTATCAAAGTGGAGGTCAAGGA gGTAGTCACAGACGAATATGCTCTATCAGATGATACTTGGAAGAACCCTCAACCAGGTACATCGGTTACATGGAACTCTGATGTCAAAGACCTACAACAAGTAGAACAATCGTCAGAAACCAGACTTGGCCCAAAGGGTCGAGGAAGCAGCAAAAGATTTACATGTCGTGATTGCAACAAAGTGTTCCCAAGGAGACAGAAACTCATCAGACATCTAAGAACTCATACTAATGAGATGCCATATTCGTGTCCAGAATGCGGTAAATCATTCCGACGTAGTAATATGTTCGCTAAACACATGCAGGCACATGCAGCTGGGGAAAAACCGTATAGATGTACAGAATGCGGCAAGAGTTTCTGCCACAGCCATATTCTCAAAGAACATATTCGTATTCATACAGGGGAGAAACCGTACTCCTGCAATAAGTGTGGGAAGAGTTTCGGACAAAGTGGAAATTTGACAAATCACATGCGAAGCCATACTGGAGAAAAACCGTTTTTATGTACAGTGTGTGGTAGGAGCTTTGGTTTCAACTCCACGCTAACAAAACATATGATGACACACACTGGCGACAAACCATATTTGTGCACTGCGTGTGGTAAGAGTTTTAGTCTCACTTGTACTTTGAAGAAACACATGAGAATACACACTGGTGAAAAACCATTTTCGTGTCGCGAGTGTGGGAAGTGTTTCAATCGAAAGGACCATTTGAAATGCCACCTCAAAACTCACACCAACTGTTCAACCATGCCAGGCGTTCCTACTGGTGTGACCCCATCTCTTAAACTCGATTCACATTGA